The segment TTATTGATATAATTAAATAAAAAAGAAAAGTTAGGTGATTGTAATTGAAAATTAACTTGAAAATAATGTTAAAACATGCACAAATTAACAAATACGCAATCCCAAGTTTTAACTTTGATAATTTAGAAATGTTAATTGCAATTACTAATGCAGCCGAAAAACAAAAAGCACCAATATGTTTAATGATAACACCTAACACTATTAATTGTATTGATTTAAAATATGTACTTGCTATTATTAATAATGTTATTAATCGTGCAAAAGTACCAATTTTTTTACAACTAGACCACTGTCTTGATCCACACTTTATTAAAACTAAAATTACATCTGATTTTAGTTCAGTTATGTTAAATTACAGTAACTATACAATTAAAGAAAATATTGAAAAAACTAAAGATATTGTTCATTTTGCTGCTCCTTTGGGTATTATTGTTGAATCAGAGATTTTTTACAATAATACAAAAGGAGATATTACTAATGATATTAATTTAATTGAACAAGCAATATTATTTAGAAATAAAACTAATATTAATTGTCTTGTATTTACTGCTATCAATAGTCATCATCAAGATAATAGACAAGATTTAAAAATTTCTCTAATTAAAGAAATTGCTATTAAAATGCCTGAAATTTTTTTAGTATTACATGATAATATTACTATTAATGATGAACAATTAACTCTAGCAATTAAAGCTGGTATTACTAAAGTTAATATTAGTAGTGATTTAAGAAAGATTTACGTTGAAAGTCTAAAAAAAAGTTTGCAAACTAATTCTAATTTATCTAATCTTAATACATTAACAGAAAATGCAATGATAGCTATTCAGAAATTTGTTGAAGAAAAAATAATTCTCTTAGGAGCAAATAATCGATATAAATTTTAGTTTTTATACTTATAAAGTATATTTCAAAATAAAATAAAAAGTGAACAATATTGTTCACTTAAAATAGTAACTATTTTATTTTTTAAAATATAAATAATTAAGAAAATTACTCAAAACTTTTTCATTCAAATTTATTATCCTATTTATAATAAGATTTTATTATAAAGTAAAGATTAAAAAAATATATCTTTAATAGTAATAGCAATAAAGATAACTAAAAATAATATAGCTCCAGCAATACTGACAATAATTTTATATTTTTCATTTAATTTTTTTCTTGTTACCGCTTCAACTGCATTTTCAACAAATTTATAACCATCCAATGGCGGAATTGGTAACATATTTAATAAAAATAAATTAGATGATAATAATGCTGCTCAACGAAAATATGTACTTGCTGCTTGTGTTGATGATAAATCAGGATTTAAAAAACTATTAGTTGATTTAACAATACCAACAGGTCCTGATAAATTTTGTCAATGAAAAGTAACTAATTGTCCCAATGCTTGTAAAAGACTGTAACTATCTTTAAAAGTATCAATGATACCATTACTAATAACTTGACCTGCATTTAAATAATAACTACCTTGACTAACACCAATGAATAGCACCCCTTTTTGTTCTACAGGTTTAAAAGTAACAGTTTTATCATTTTTATTATCAAAAGTAATTTTGTAGTCAGCAATAACTGTACCATTAGTAGTCTTTTTATTATATTTACTTAATCATGCTTCTAAATCATAATATGATTTAATTGATTGTTTAGATTCAATATCACCAGTATTATAAATACTAGTAATAGCATCAGTATCTAAAATTTTAAAAGTTGGATTATGTTCATTATATTCTTTAACTGCTTCATATAATGGTCCTGTTGTTGCATAAGTTGGTGGCAAATTAGGATCATATTTATGTGGATAAATTCCATATCCAATCATTAATAAAATAAAAGTTAATAATAAATTCATTAGTGCACCTGCACTAATGAAAGCTGCTTTTTTACCACGTTGCAAGTTTTCCATCATTCGTTTACCATCAATTACTTCATCTTCTCGTCCTTTAGGAGCATCAGCAATTTCTGAAGCAATAGAAACATAACCACCCAATGGTAATAGTCTTAAAGTATAACGTGTTTCTTTTTTACCTCACTGCAAAAGTTTTGGTCCCATACCAATAGCAAATTCATATACATATGCTCCTGATAATTTAGCAATTACAAAATGAGCAAATTCATGCAAGGTAATTAAAAATAATATTGTAAATAAACCAATTAAAATGGCTAAAAATATATACATAACTTCATCCTTAAATTTTATATATTAAGCAATAGCTGCTAGAGTAATTAGAGAACCAAAAATAACTACTGTTGAAAATGAATCTAAACGATCTAATAATCCTCCATGTCCAGGTAAAATATTTGAAAAATCCTTAACATGATAATTACGTTTCAAATAAGAAAATAATAAATCACCCATTTGACTAACGATTGAAAGAATAAAACTAGTAGCAAAATAAGCAATATAGATTGGTACTTTACTATTAACTTCTAAAAAAGGCAATGGATTATAATTACTTGTTTCTAAAAAAACAGTTACTGTTATCATACTTAAAATAACTGCTGTTATTAAACCAGTAATAGCACCTTCTCAATTTTTATTTGGTGATATACTTGGTGCCATTTTTGTTTTACCATAAATTATACCACCAATAAAAGCACCAACATCATTAGACATAACAATAATGAATAAAAACAATAATGTTGGTCATCCTAGTTTTGAAAGTTTAATTTCTGATAACATTAAAAAATTAACAGCTTTAACAACAAATACTAAATAAATAATTCAAGTAAAAATAAAAATAACATCACTTAATTGAAAATTTTTACTTCGTCAAGCAATTAAAATAAAAATACAAATGAAAAATAATAAAGTTAATAAAGTCATTCAAGTTTCAAATCAATAATGATTATAAATATATGGACCAAAAGTTTCTTTACCAAGCGGAACTCATAAAAGTATGACTCCTGTTAAAATTATAGAAATTTTAAGTACAATTGATCAATTTGATTCTTTTTTTAAATTAATAATTTCTCATAAACAACCAATAAAAATTAAAGTATTAATTATCATAAATGTATAGGCTGATCACTGTGGTTTATTACCAAAAATTGGTTCTAAATAAACTGCCCCAATAAACATTCATAATACACCACAAGCAATTAAAATAAAGCTTGTAAGAATACGATTTCGATAGGTTCTAAAAAAAATACTAAGTTTTGCAAAAAAAGAAACTTTAGATTTTATATTTTCTTTATTTATTATCTTTTTTTTCACAATATTTAACCCCTAACTTTTTATTGCTTTATTGCTAAATTTTCATTAAATCGGCTTTTTTATTGTTTTCTATTAATACAAGTTCTTTAATTTTACTATCAGTTAAATCTTGAATTGTAGTTTCTGCATGCTTTTCTTGATCTTCTGGTAATTTTATTTTTTTCAGATTTTGAACAGCATCACGTCGACAATTACGGATTTTAACTTTATATTCTTCAGTTTTTTTACTCAAATCTTTAACTAAAGATTTACGAACGTCTTCTGTTAATTGTGGGAAAATTAAACGTATATTCTCTGCTTCGCTTTTAATTTGTAATTTCAAATCAGCTTTTGTAACAGCTTCTGTAATGTCTTTAATTAAACTGCGATCATATGGTTTAATTAATAATTGATGTGCTTCTGCTACTTTAACTTGCGCAATATTACTTAAACTATCAACACCACCATAACATTTAACATTAACTCCTTCTAAGATATTAGGATTAGCTCTTCCGGTGCGAATTTTGTTAATTTCATTTTTATAACGTAAAATTATTTCATTCATCAGATTTGTGGCTTCTAAAATAATAACTTCCATATTTGTTTTCCTCCTAGTTAATAATTTTAAGTTGTTTTTAAATCAAACTATAAAAATTATATAATAATTTTTATTAAAACCAATGGAAAACTATTTAAAAAAATAAAAAACATCATTAATTAATGATGTTTTTTATTAATATCTTTGGATTTTATTTTCATCATTGTTTAAATCAACTAATATAAAAATACCACCAATAATACCTAATGCAACACCAAAGATAATTCCTAATATTGCTAAAGCAATTTTTTGATCAGTAGTCGCTTCACCTTTACTTACTT is part of the Spiroplasma endosymbiont of Lasioglossum villosulum genome and harbors:
- a CDS encoding ribosome-recycling factor — protein: MEVIILEATNLMNEIILRYKNEINKIRTGRANPNILEGVNVKCYGGVDSLSNIAQVKVAEAHQLLIKPYDRSLIKDITEAVTKADLKLQIKSEAENIRLIFPQLTEDVRKSLVKDLSKKTEEYKVKIRNCRRDAVQNLKKIKLPEDQEKHAETTIQDLTDSKIKELVLIENNKKADLMKI
- a CDS encoding class II fructose-bisphosphate aldolase, with translation MKINLKIMLKHAQINKYAIPSFNFDNLEMLIAITNAAEKQKAPICLMITPNTINCIDLKYVLAIINNVINRAKVPIFLQLDHCLDPHFIKTKITSDFSSVMLNYSNYTIKENIEKTKDIVHFAAPLGIIVESEIFYNNTKGDITNDINLIEQAILFRNKTNINCLVFTAINSHHQDNRQDLKISLIKEIAIKMPEIFLVLHDNITINDEQLTLAIKAGITKVNISSDLRKIYVESLKKSLQTNSNLSNLNTLTENAMIAIQKFVEEKIILLGANNRYKF
- a CDS encoding phosphatidate cytidylyltransferase — translated: MKKKIINKENIKSKVSFFAKLSIFFRTYRNRILTSFILIACGVLWMFIGAVYLEPIFGNKPQWSAYTFMIINTLIFIGCLWEIINLKKESNWSIVLKISIILTGVILLWVPLGKETFGPYIYNHYWFETWMTLLTLLFFICIFILIAWRSKNFQLSDVIFIFTWIIYLVFVVKAVNFLMLSEIKLSKLGWPTLLFLFIIVMSNDVGAFIGGIIYGKTKMAPSISPNKNWEGAITGLITAVILSMITVTVFLETSNYNPLPFLEVNSKVPIYIAYFATSFILSIVSQMGDLLFSYLKRNYHVKDFSNILPGHGGLLDRLDSFSTVVIFGSLITLAAIA
- a CDS encoding site-2 protease family protein gives rise to the protein MYIFLAILIGLFTILFLITLHEFAHFVIAKLSGAYVYEFAIGMGPKLLQWGKKETRYTLRLLPLGGYVSIASEIADAPKGREDEVIDGKRMMENLQRGKKAAFISAGALMNLLLTFILLMIGYGIYPHKYDPNLPPTYATTGPLYEAVKEYNEHNPTFKILDTDAITSIYNTGDIESKQSIKSYYDLEAWLSKYNKKTTNGTVIADYKITFDNKNDKTVTFKPVEQKGVLFIGVSQGSYYLNAGQVISNGIIDTFKDSYSLLQALGQLVTFHWQNLSGPVGIVKSTNSFLNPDLSSTQAASTYFRWAALLSSNLFLLNMLPIPPLDGYKFVENAVEAVTRKKLNEKYKIIVSIAGAILFLVIFIAITIKDIFF